TAAGTGTTCGCTTAGTATTGTATATGTGATCGTATGTAAATTTATGAATGATCATTTATAcagtactacacgatcgtttataaattactacacgttTGTTTATAACTACCACACGATCATTTATaacttactacacgatcgtctagtaatttaTGAATGATCTTTTATATTGTAATGAAGGATTGTGTATatgttactatacgatcgttcatTTAATGCTAAACGACACTTATTATGAAAGTGATCTGGGCCAAGAAATATTGTAGAATATCACTTACATTCACTCTGCTTCTGAATTTGACAATGAAAGCGATCGACGAGGATGTTGGACTGAAACTTTGAGAGAACACTCCGAGAGAACAATGGGAGAATTTTGTGGGGAGTTCGACAGAAAGTGAATACTGAGAGTGACCTTCCATTCTATTCATATAAATGTTCAATGCTATTGGTAGAATAGTAGTTGTAATGCTTTGGTGGAATATTAGTGATAcattgaatatatattaaatgaatgcTTGAGAAAtgattggaggaagaagattagggttggcaacgggacCGGGGCAGGGGGCGTCCCCCGTCCCCGGCCCCGTAGGGGAAATTGTCCCCCATCTTCGCCCCCGTCTGGGAAACGGGGTCCCCGCTGGGCCCCATTCGTGGCAAACTTCAACGGAGGGGAGGgatgagcgagagcaagagcgcGAGGGAGGGCgggagcgagagtgagaggagAGGGATGTTTTGTTGCAGATTGTAGAGAGCGAGAGGGGACTGGGGAAGGgataaaaatacatatataaattCGGGGTCGGGGCGGGGATACTGTCCCCGTCCCCGCcccgctgtctcttatacacatctagatgtgtataagagacagatttatACCATCCTCGTCCCTGTATTGGGCCCCtccggtttgaccccatccccgaTCAAACCGGGGAATCTCCATAATTGGGGATAGTTTTGAATTTTCGCATTGgcaaaaagcaataaaaaagttttaaagaagAGATCCATAATTATCCAATCAATCagccaaaaaaaaaaccaatcaatcAGCCAAAAAAATAAACGCTTAATTCACCACTTTCTAACCCGTTGGTCAAAATatttacttgattttttttaaaaaagaaataaataaagcaaAAAAGCTTCCATGATTTTGGCTATGGTGGATCTCTAGCTTCGAAGAAGCATctccctctttctctctctctatctcgCAAATTCAAGTTGTGGGTGTTGTACAATTGCAGCAAAGCAATGCAGATCTGATCTTCCTTTGCAATTGAGAGAGATCCCACCTTCTCAATTTCTTCTCCGATTCAGATCCCCGTTTACAAAGAACTAACTCCATCCATCCACTATCTTCTTAATCCCTTTTTCTTCAATGGGTTTGCGTTCAAACCCTACTGCAaacctctctttctcttcttcttttctcctccttctgcttcttctttctctctttgcCTCCCTTCAGGTATTCATCTatcatttctcttctttttgtttctttctttatgCCCTTCTTATGATGGGTTTGATTTGTATTGTTTGTTGGGTGTTTTTAAGGTGTATTCTGCGGAAGTGGAGAAAGATGAGTTGGATGGACCTAAGGATCTCGGTCGTCGTAGCAAGGTGAGTACGATTCGTTATCTTTATTGTTATGCTCTGTATAAAGCGGTTTATTATGTATGTGAAATTATTGGTGGACTGTGAATCTCTGGTGCCGGCCATGCCAGGAGGGGATTTTGGGCTTTGGGGTTATATTGAGATTGAGATctgtgttttttggcataattgtTTTCATTCTTGTACATTGTAAATAGAACTAACTATTGAGGTACACTCTTGAGCGTTGTAGACTTTTCACTACCTGCTTTTTtatgaaaaagattaaaacaattGTAATTCCAGGGGGCCGCGAGGGAAGATGGCATTGTGGTATTTTGTACCATGTAGCTAATACCGTTTAACTAGATGGTGCTGGTTTTGTTTTGGAGAACTTGAAGAAGGCCAGTTGACATGGGTTTAGGATTTcttaggagattgttgggagtGTTTCCAGAATGTGACTTTTTAGAGTTGTGTTCAATTTTTGAAGCTGTTTGAAACATATTTATTCGTATGTTTTCACTTAGTTTTATTTATATGAACTTGAAAAAATGTAATGTGGGTTAAATCACTTCATACTTAAAAAGCAATTAGTACTTGAATATGGAGTATTATTTTTGGAACTACtgagaaaacatttgaaattatGTTTTCTGATattctttctttaaaataacAGGCATGTTTGTGAGGCACAAATGGGGAATTTTAGTAAAGTTTCCAAACAGTTTAAGCAACCAGCTATATAAACTGATTATTAGGGATTTAATAATCTTAGTTGTTTGCCCGTTCTTTTTTTTGGCATTGGCTGCTATTTTGAGTAATGGCTCTTTTGCCTTGTTTAGAGCATCTTGTTTGGCCAttctgaaaaataaaagaattcgGGATCAAAATGTGAACCCCAATTGatcatttcctttttcttttcgtCTTTAAATTCTAGTTTCAGTTCTTTCATGATGTTATTCTCGTCTGTATTTCCCTTCATTAGATTTCTTGGAGCAACAGTGACACGATTGCTGCAAAAAAGGATGGTGTTGACCCAGAAGATCTTAATCTTGACATGGACTCCATTGGTCTTGGAGTTTTTGACGCATTTTTTGCGAGTTTGTCGATGATAATTGTCAGTGAGGTTGGTGTAGATGATTCTATTCTCACTTATACTTTATGTGAACTTTTCCAAAATGCACTTGGGTGAATTCGTGCAGTGTCAGTTCAATTGAGCTATTGACATGAACTGAAGATTGAAGGATGGgaaatggaaatcttttatctaACTGGCTGTTTGTTCAAGTTCATTTTAACTTTTCTGGAATATTTGTGTGTAGATTGGAGATGAGACATTTATAATTGCTGCGCTTATGGCTATGCGCCACCCCAAGTCCATTGTTTTATCTGGTGCGCTCGCTGCCCTGATTGTAATGACAGTAAGTTGAATGaatctttcattttcatttagctcctagaataaaaatttattttaagtttcCAACTTAGTTTTATAGTATGGTTCtgtatttgttttttctttttggattgtTTAGCAACTGCACGCCAATATCCTCACTCTAGTGACTAATAGTAGAACTATTTCCATGTCCATTAGGTACTCTCAACTGGTTTAGGTAGGATAGTGCCGAATTTGATATCAAGGAAACATACCAATAATGCCGCTACAGGTACGTACAtggtattttattctttttggaGTATATCTATTTATAGACTACTCTATGATGCTATTCATTCTATTTTGACTATATCTTTTGGGAGTATcttttctaatatatatttCCTGGTTATTACCTGACGATTCCCCTACAGTTGTAATTCCATTCATACATAGGGTTGATAATTCTGACAATTTTCTTCTGTTATTTCACTGCCTCTATTAGTTGTCACTTTTCTCTatcaacaatgaaaagaaaaagaaaagaaaagaaaagaaaagaaaatcttaAGATTCGCTCATTCACTTAGTTTTAGTGGTATCTATACGTATCagtaaataaactaaacttcTATAGATAGAAAGCAGAAGATGGGTTGAATACAAAATCCTGACTTCAAATTTTCTACCTATGCAAAAGGCTTGCTACCAAGAGAAGAGCCTCCTAAAAGCATCTATACCTCAAAGGAAGAGTTCATTCGAAGAGTAAAGAGTCACTAATATCCCTACCGTCTGTaacaataagaaagagttggcGTCATCTGAGTGAGACCAAAAAATCTGGGTTTTTGACGCAGCTTTGGTTTCGACCAAAGGGAATTGACCTTAATAAACTTGGTTAAATTTTGGAGAAATTACCTTTTTGTCCCTAGATTTTGGGTTTAGTTTCCGTTGGTCCCTAGGATTCACAATGTTACACTTTTACCCCttagttttgaatttgatttctattttattcctagattttcaaattttacatttttattttttatctgaattttaagttttgtttctaTTGCCGCTAGTGCTGCAAGACGCAAGTATgcttttaactttgatttttcattaaatactcacttttaatCCTTattattaatgtctattaattaatttaaaagaattaaattagttttcacTGATTTTCCgtcattattaaaattaattaaatattttcacatcaaaattattttaaattagttaactAAAAGTTGCCATCAATTACCAAAGTGAGTATTAATAAAAACTCAAGGGTAAAAGTATAAAGTATTGAAACCTAGGGACCAAATGAAACTAAAGTCAAAACTcaggttaaaaatataacattttgaaaccatCATTGGTTGGTCCAGTGGTAAATATGAGGGCATGATCTCGATAAAGAGTTAAGAAGTCATGGATGCAATCCATGGTGGTAACCTACATAGGAGTTGATATCCTACGAGTTTCATTGACacccaaatgttgtagggtCAGATAAGCGATCCCGTGAGACTAGTCAAGGTGTACGTAAGCTGGTCGGGATGCTCACGgatatcaaaaataaaaaatggtaacattttgaaatctagggattaaatggaaattaaactaaaaatcaagGGTAAAAGTGtaactttttgaaatttagagactaaatggAAACTAGACTCAATAGGGATTAAAATTCCCTTAAATTTTTGTTTCACTTAATTTTTTGAATGAATCAAATCAATTATTATAATTGATGCAATACAATAATTCAAAAAGTTGGTCAGAAATCTGAATCATACGTCCATACTAAACTGGAATTGAATTAAACCACCTTCCTATGGCTAGTTAATCAACTTAACTAGTTTAAACTAGTTTGGTCCAGTTAAAACTGTGAACTAATCAACGTGTCAAGATAGTTCTAGAATTAAATTGGCTTGGGTTTAAATGCAACTCTGGTTTCAACCAAACAGTATTTGACTCAATCAACCTTGATTAACCTTttgtttcatttcatttttcagtGAATTTAAATGATCAAATTAGTTCTTGGGTTATTTCTATACAATCCTTCTTAGaaggaaatatttcttcaaaatctCGGTATCAAGATTATCGTACTAACTTGAATACACATGTCTTAGATTTATGTACAAGAAACCTGTAGGGCGCTATTTTTCCAATGAAAGTGCGATTCGTGGTTTCGGGTTTGGGTTCAAGTTTTACCCTTAGAAGGTGGTACTACCACTTTAGCTGAACCTCCATACTTTCAGGTATTTAACTGAAGGTACTAACCCACTTTTTTTGACGATggatttatttaattcaatattttaaattaatcaattaaataagtTAGCCACAGTGGCATACTGATATCACATTAATGCAAACCCTTCTTTCTTACGTCTTATGAACTTAACAAGCTTAGTGAATTCAAACGATGAATAAGATAAAACTTGTAGGAGCCATCCCTGCACTTTTTGTACAttcacatattaaatttaaattgacgCATCGCTTAAACTACTACGGCCTGTTATTTTGGGCTGTTGTTGTAATGGTACCTTTTCCAGATGATGAGGCTACATTTATAGTTTTACTTGCTAACCGTGACTCTGTCTAAGTTGCATACTTCTGCTAGAgtctttatttttgtttgtttcttctGATATCGATTATAGTGATGTCAGCCTATGTTTTTATATTGTTTTCTGCAGTTCTGTATGCTTTTTTTGGATTGCGGTTACTTTACATTGCTTGGAGATCCAAATCAGAGAAATCTTCAACTAAAAAGGAAATGGAAGAAGTATGCTATCGTTGACATCTTCTTGCAGTTTGATGCTTGTGCTTTATTTTCTGTGGAGTTATGGATTCGTGTCtgcatttttctttgttgtCTGATATTAGTTTCTAGTCGTGAAGCTCCTTATTTCTATTGgacattttttataaaagattTGGTGATTCACCACCCATATTATGAAGATAATCATAATACAGATGTTTGGTAGTTTATCTTTTTCCCCTGTTTTTAATAGCATTTATTTGAGGCATTTATCTGTTATTTAATAAATAGAACTACAGTGTGAAACGGATAGATGGCTAATTCAATACTGGAGGGGCCATGTTTAGTATGCCTGATTTCGATGTTTACATGGTGGACTGTTATATTCCTTATATACACGTCTATATATCCATAACCCTTTCCCATGTCTAGATTTTGTTAGGACACCCCCTAACAAGAACACTCGAGAACTCAAGAACACGAAGaacaaacaaatatatctatgtAATTCACGTGTCCCCATCATGTTATCTCACTTTTTAAGAAAGCATATGGTTGTTTTAGTTTTAGCCCTATATGGAATTTATCTTTAGGATCATGAATTTATATTGTCTAGCCTTTCCTCGTTTGTTAGTATCGGTTGATGGTCTTTGTTCAGTCAATGTGAGAATGGCTTCTTGCTTTCTTGTATACTCTTATTCGCTAAATTGACTTCTAATCATGTGTTCAGGTAGAGGAGAAACTTGAGGCTGGACAATCCAAGACGACCTTCCGCCGCTTCTTTCTGCGATTTTGCACACCCATATTCTTGGAGGTCCACCAACTAATATATCACTGATTTAACATTAAAATTTACCTCATTGTTCCATtagtttcatatatataattcctAAGCTGATTTTGGAGATCGTTTTGGCTTTGCAGTCATTTATATTGACATTTCTTGCTGAATGGGGGGATCGGAGTCAAATAGCAACAATTGCTGTAAGTTCTTTCATAGAATCTTATATTTAGTTGACCATCATGGGTTGACCTAGTGGTAGTaggaacataaaaaaaaaaagaaccaaagGGCTAAGGGGTCATGAGTCAATTCATGGTGGCCACCTACCTAAGATTTAATATCCTATGAGATTAGTCAAGGTGCACATAAGTTGGTTTAGACGCTcacaaatatatattaaaaaaaaagaatcgtATACTTAGTTTGGTATCTTCTGGACcagtttccaatttttttacTTCTATGGAAGTTTGATTTAACCATGGTTTCGATAGTTTTTATATTCTAGAAGCAATAACCATACCTCgcttttaattttcattaatcaTTTAGCATAAATCTGAATTGATATTGAAACTTGAAATCTAACTATTACACGTGACTTGAAAGATAGGAAGAAAAGACGACGGCTCTATGAGGTTTATGTTCAATGATGTACCAAAAAACTAATAGGCATATTGGTAGAACTGTTtttttataaccattatattcaAAATGTTGAAAAGAAGCATTTAAACCATAACTACTGTATCTAATgaaataaaagatcaagaagACTTTAAGCCATAACTACTTTACTTAAGAATGAACCATATTGAGTTGAAATGTGTGGGGGTCTGTATCGCAGCTAGCAACACACAAAAATGCACTTGGAGTGGCTGTGGGAGCCATATTGGGGCATTCAATTTGTACATCAATGGCTGTGATTGGTGGAAGCATGTTGGCATCAAAGATATCCCAAGGCACAGTTGCAACTGTTGGAGGCTTGCTCTTCCTTGGCTTCTCCTTGTCTTCCTATTTTTTCCCTCCTCTATGAAAAGCTTTAACCCCAATCGTTCACCTGTTTGTATGTCATTTTGTCTTTCTAAATTCTttccaacctttttttttccttcctttttttttttttacatt
This DNA window, taken from Benincasa hispida cultivar B227 chromosome 6, ASM972705v1, whole genome shotgun sequence, encodes the following:
- the LOC120079443 gene encoding GDT1-like protein 4, translated to MGLRSNPTANLSFSSSFLLLLLLLSLFASLQVYSAEVEKDELDGPKDLGRRSKISWSNSDTIAAKKDGVDPEDLNLDMDSIGLGVFDAFFASLSMIIVSEIGDETFIIAALMAMRHPKSIVLSGALAALIVMTVLSTGLGRIVPNLISRKHTNNAATVLYAFFGLRLLYIAWRSKSEKSSTKKEMEEVEEKLEAGQSKTTFRRFFLRFCTPIFLESFILTFLAEWGDRSQIATIALATHKNALGVAVGAILGHSICTSMAVIGGSMLASKISQGTVATVGGLLFLGFSLSSYFFPPL